CCACAACCTTGCTGATACATTCCTTGGGCGATGGTGACACCATCTGCGCAGCAACCGAATTGATAAGTGTGGCAGAGACATCCTGTAAAGTTAGCTCCAGTAGCAGGAGTATAATTGTCAGGACAACAACCATGAGGAGTATATTGGCAACCGCATCCGGTATTGTCGGGTCCTTTAGCGGATGTGGTGTTGTCGGGACAACAACCATACGGAGAATTTTGACAACTGCATCCACGGAAGTTGGGTCCTTGGGcttctttaatattatctGGACAACAACCGTAAGCAGAGGAAAGGCAACACCCTTCTTCAAGATAACCGTGAGCTGGAGTGATACCATCTTGGCAACATCCGAATGTAGATTTAGAACATTCGGTTTCGCAACCTTTATAATTTGGACCTCGAGctaaaatcacaaaattaaatacaataacaactgtaacaatttcttttattcttaCCTGAAGTAACTCCGTCAGGGCAACATTTATATAGAGATTCATTACAATCGTCTTTAAAGATATCGCATCctttaaagttttctcctTGAGCGATTTTAACTCCATCTGGACAACAACCAAATTCGGAAATGTTACAATCGACGGATTCTTCCGTAGTCTCGGTGCTGAGACTTTCCGTTGTTGAAAGAGGATCTGTGACTTCtttatcttctttttcttcggGACAACCTTTTTCATTAGGACCCGTTGCTTGCGTTGTATTATCTTTGCAACAACCAAacctaaaatttataaacgCAAGGAATATATCactacttttttaaaataaatttacggTGATGATGCACATAAAGGTGGACATCCTTCATTGTCGTTTCCTTCGGCTGGAGTTCTATTATCCGGACAACAACCAAATAGGGTCTCACTGCATTGGGAATCAGGACAACCTTTGAATCCTTTTCCTTCAGCTGGAGAAACACCATCTTCACAACAACCGTATTTAGTTTCATTGCACGTTTCATGAGTTGGACAACCTTGATggaaagatataaaaagataaatatttttggtaagtAACTTTATGAAATCTTACCTTGATTAAACGGTCCTTTAGCAGCAGTAACTTTATCAGAACAACATCCAAATTCAGTTTCTTTACAATGAGACTTCTTCCTTCTCTTgcacattttttgtttgggtTTGGTTGGGAAGATTTCGTCAATTCCTGGTTTAGTGGAACGAGGCATAGCTGTGGTTGCCACAATTGGAATTTCAGTTGTGATTGTGGTGGTACTCGGCAACTCTTCAGTAACATCAGTACCTATTGATTCTTTTGTAACTTCAGACCCATCCGTTTCAATCGTTGTTTTATCAGTATCAACAGTGGAACTTTCTTCAGTTTTTCCGGTCTTATCAGTTCCTTCAACTACAGATGTAACGCTCGTTTCTGTACCCACTGACTCAGTTGTTACTGTTTTATCAGTTACATCTTCTTCTGAAGTTACTTTATCTGATGACGTTTCAGTAGGGACACTTTCAGTTGATCCTAACGAAGTTTCTGATTCTTTAAGGGTTGTTTCAGTTTCTTTTGTTTGAGGAGTTGTACTTTCGGTCGATCCTAATGTACTTTCAGATTCTTTAAGAGTTGCTTCACTTACTGTTGTTTGAGCGTGATCTGTTGTTCCCGTTGTTTCTATGATGGTCGTTTCTGTTTCTGTTGCTTTTGTTAAATCTGAATCTGTAGAGGTAGGAATCTCCGACATAGCAGTCGATGTTTCAAGTTCTTTTTCAGATACAGTTGTTTTTGGAGTGTCTTCTGTAATGTCTTCTGGGTCGACTTCAACTGGTATATTATCATCAGTTTCTTCTTCTATTGGAGTGGTAGAATCTGTTTTTGATGTAGTTGTTATCTCTTTTTCCGTCGTTTGTTCCGTTTCATGTGTCGTGGATTCCACTTCTGTAGTTGTTACGTCAGTTGGTTGTGTTACTTCAATTGTTGTTGTTTCAGTAATTCCTTCTGTCGTTTCAGATTCACTTATACTTGATAACGTTGTTTCTTCCTCACTATCTTTGATTGTTGTCGTCGCATCAGTTGATTTAAGAGTAGTGGTTTCATCTGTTGATTTTAAAGGCGTGGTTTCATCTGTTGATTTTAAAGTTGTTGTTCCATCAGTTGATTTTAGAGTCGTTGTTCCATCAGTTGATTTTAAAGTCGTTGTTCCATCAGTTGATTTCACAGACGTTGTATCATCTTCATGGCTTACATCAGTTTCTTTGGTGCTTTCTTGAGTCATAGCGGTTACTTCATGAGTCGTGGTGGTTTCAGCTTCATCAATAGTCGACAAAATGGTTTCTTTTTCCGTGCTGATTTCAGAAACGCCCTCTGGTTCAACGGTCGTGATTTCCCAACTAAGAGTTGTCGTCAATGCTTCGCTAACATCCGTAAATACGCTACCGCTTCCTTCAAATTCTGTTGTACCGGTGAATCCTGCAGAAGATTTAAAGTAAGTTGTGTCATCTCCAGAACCTTCAGATATGCTTGTATCGAAAGCTGTCGATCCTAAATCTCCGGTTGTTGACTTTGTGTATTCATAATCACCAGAACCATAATCTGTACTAAATGAAGAATGGCTTACGTAAGTGGAGTCACTCATCATTATATAATCTGAGGAGAGAGTGGCTTCTTTCGTTTCTACGTGCGATTCAACAGCTACTCCAATTTCtatgtatttttctttatcatcAATCATTACAAATTCCCCATCCTCGCAAATATCGTCATCTACTAATTCGTAGTCGTCTTCGACAAGTTCAACATCTCTATCTGTGGGTTCTTTTTCTGGGAGGGTCGATAATTCAGCTGGAGCTTCAGAAATTTCTATTCCTTCCGTGGAACTACTTGATGGTTGTTGTTTATCACATAATTGTTTATTACATTCTTCAGTACTAAGCGGTGTGGCATCTACATCGCAATCTTTAATAGTTACCACTGTTTCCCCGTGCATGCAAATGACTTTTCTTGCTTTTACACCACCTCCACACTTCTCAGAAcactaaaacaatttattatgaaaaactTGTCTTAATATATAATGTTTGGATTACCTCAGTCCAAGGCCCAGTAAACCATTCGCCTGGACACACAGTTTCTTTAGCTGTGCAATTTTTACTTTCGTCGTACTTCTTTCCTTCATCGCAGTTGTTGGGGTCGACTTTTTTAAATCCGTCGTCGGTTTCTTGTACACAAACCACTTTCCTGGTTTGGATTCCACCACCGCATTTCGCCGAACACTAAACGTACAGAcctttggaaaaatcaaattatcaataaatataaatccaCTTACATCACTCCATTGAGATGCGTGCCATTCAAATTCGCAACCTTTGGCTTGTTTTTCGCATTTTCTCGTAGCCGCCGGCTTTATTTCGGTTTCTTCGCAAAGTTTATCTTCGTAAACATCTCCGCTTGCAGTTGCACATTTTACAAATCGCGTTTCTTCACTTAAACCGCATTTATCTTCAcacttaaagaaaaatatttggtaagtttttaaattgtttgttgGAAAACTCATCTTACCCCGGACCATTCAGAAGTAACCCAATCAACTCCTTCACAAGGACGAAGCATGCATTCTTTTTCTGTTACTGGTTTTTCAGTCATAGTACAGTCGGAATCTGGTAAAGCTATGATTTTGTCTGATTCTTTACGGAAGCAGGTTACTTTTCTGGTTTCTTTGCCTTTACCACACAATTTGTTACACTAAAAACGATTAtaatgagaaaataatattttggaaaaagtAAAGGTAAATACTGGTTTCCACGGTCCTGTGTGCCATTCTGCGCAAATCACTCCTTGATTACAGGGTTGTTGTGAAGGCGGTTTTTGAATGTTAGTACATTGTTGGTCATCAACGATACTAGGAACACCGCCGGAGATAATTTGTTCGCAATATATTTTTCTGGTTTGAACACCATTTTCTCCGCAGGATTCTGAACATTTTTCCCAGTCTTTTGCTACCCACATTGGATCGCAAGGAGATTCGCCGCATCTTTGAGATTCAACGGGTTTGTTGTTGACATCGCATAAATTGGCGCTGGCTTCTTCAAGAGACATTCTTCCAGCACACGTAACATTTCTGTATTGATATCCTAAATAttacgaaaaaaaattaagtttttgttaTACCATATTAAGTCAAAATTAGTTACCTCCACCACAAGATGCAGAGCATGTTGTAAATTGATCAAATGTCCAAGCATAAGTTTCTGGATCTTCTAAATGATGAATTGTTTTCGGTGTACTATATTCGTATTCAACACCTACATTAtctttttgattaaataaaagctaaaaaatatggtaaatcgataaataattatgataaaaatgttatgtaTCTTTTGTGATATTTACAACTATGAATAACGCTTCTTCAGTGGGTCCTAAACATGTAATGCTATCGGGAGCACTGAAACCTTGAGGATAACGATCGTAATGAAATTTTGATCCGGCAAAATCTATAGTCCTGGGAAAATCAATCCTCCAGTTGCCATTTAAATAGTAATATCCAGATGTGTTTCGGACAGCtgagaaaataaataactcaCTATAGGTCGCCGTATGTTATAACACCAAAggaattttgtaaatatacaataaatttacTGGTAATAACTTCCGCTTATCTTACCCAAGTAGCTGTCTGACGGCGCGATTTCCCTTACTTTGATGTTTACAGCACCCGCTGGTATCAATAAGATATCGTTATAaccttttcaaaaaaaaaattaattaaaacaatgaagattttaatcttatttaatttttttagttttcttacCAGCCTGCAAATCTTGCATATCCAATAAATCAGTAAAGGTATTACAGGTGCTGCCGTCGCCTCCGCACACTCTACACTTGTCTTCTTTCGCGCTGGACCCAAGCATCATGTCGCAACCAACAGGCTAAACGagataaaaatctttaaaatcgaACCGGATTGATCGAAATCTCTTTCACCTGACACTCTCCGTCCACGCACACGTCTAAGGATTCATCATTACACCTCGTACCATCAATTACTTGTAATTTGTGTCTGTAGTAGAATCTTTCACCTCGTGGCATACAATTTAATTCACAAGGTTGTGGAGATTTTGTATAAGGGACCCATCtgttattttaaagaatttaaatcgTGATCATTAAGGTTTCAAAAAACTTACTGATAATAGACATCTTCAAATGGTATCGCATCGTATTCCGAACATTGCTGTGACCTAAAATCTGCTAAATCTGGACaatcctaaaaaatatttgttcgAAATGGTATCACTTCCTTCGTTCTATTGTATTCAAAACTAATTTAACTACTTACATTAACTTCTAGTTTACGTGGGCATTGTAAAGCATTCATGTTAAGTTAGTTATTCAACACCCACGTGGGTTTTAGAGTTATACTAAAAGTACGAAGCAACCGACTTACCTGCGTGTTACATGAGAAATGTCTCTTCATCGGACCCCTACACGAGTACCCTGAAGTGCATTGCCTCTCTTGCGTAGATACACCACCTCCGCATGTCCTGGTGCACGGACTAGGCGATGACCAGTCCAGCCAAGGACCGGCATCTGGTTCATCATTATCGGTTACATAGCTTCCTGGTAGATAAAGCTGACCACCTTGTTGTCGTTTAAATCGATCTCTATGATGTCGAACGTGCTAAAACAACAATATAAAAGATCTTTTAAGTTCttgtaatataattttgattggaatttgtttaataagcGCGGTAAATTCTAAGCCATCCGTTGTTCGAACGGACGAATAATCAAACGTGTCAAACACATGTCCGGTGGATCGCACACGAAGCCCACCGTAGCCCGGACAACCCTTTAATTGCATCTCCATCTATAAATACGCGGCTTCGACCAGAGGCCAGTTCTAAACATTACAGATTCATAGCGAAGAATGGTCCGTCGGCACGTACCATGCAAATGAGTTCAAATAGGAAGACGTCAGTTATTAGATGGCTACTGCATTATAATTCTATTTATAAATAGTTGGATGTAAACAAGCTAGACGTGTAATACATGAATGGATAATCATTTGCATTCATGCTGATGACACATCTATGAAGATAAACTATAAATTATGAcacttatttataaacctttcATTAGGGTTAATTACGATTTGTTTGAAAAGATTTCTAAATTGCAAAGATGTTATAGCACTATTATAGTtcattctaattttttttcttaaactgCAGAAAAACTTAATGTTCGATCGTAAACATACTTGCACTTGTGAAAATCAGTGCTGTTTGTTTGATCGCTTGGTGACTACCATAGAATCTCTAAACATAGAAGGTTTTACATTAGTCTCTTGAGTAACTGTCGATTACAAGCTTAAACTATAAATCTGaaactataaattaaaatctataaGGGTTTTGTCTCGCGATTGAAAAAGTTGTCCAAAACAATGTCTTTATGGATTAGGAAATGAAACTTATCAAACGAAATGTAATTAGAACATCAACTTTTATGCCATTCTATAAAACGGAGACTATTAGCCGGGGTTAtgattttagaaatatttttaatttgatcaaTAAGGTGTTATCTAAGGAAGTAATTGACAGCAATAATCtatatttttgagtttcaaACAAAGGTAAGAAACTAACATTCtaatacagggtgtatctgtaagtcgtggcaattttaatcacaaatatttgtaagtaaaaatgattatgatTTCTGTACACATTTTTGGTCTAAACTcataaatggctaagatatggacctataaagttaaaaaatttttaaactttttcttaattattttcaatatggtttgtcttagaaaaattcaatttggCAAACAGTgtaatattatcataaaaaatcgtttaagatcacTTTTGAAACTATGTAACTACGGCATCAATACTATACACAATGTTCGCAAAGGTTACTtccttaaaacattttttcattatgtCATATACCGTTAAATTTTCCAATTGATTCTGAGAgtctatttcattttaaaattatttactcttagaaatttttgattagacgcatcgttttcgagttatttacATAAAGATTCAAGGTTTAGATTTAgactaaaaattttatacgaatcTTCACCATTTTTACTCCAGTATTTATGATTAAACTTATGCCACGACTTCCAGAGACACTATCATTTAAAGCGACTAAAATGAAGAAGTTTTTCATGATAAAACTGTCTGGATTCGCAGCATACTATAAAAAACCTCGTACAAGAAAACTTgcagtaaattttattcagatgcataaatattgagaaaaatacgataatatgaaaattatatgaattcgtagttttctATATTGTTAATAGTAACGCTCGGGATTCTgagcattttacaaataatGTGATTTATCGTAGTAACtagatttatttatagttttataATACGTATTAAAATTGGgtatgttccatttaaaatttcaaatgtaTTCGCTATATCAAACACATTTGATGCCCACTTGCTTTTTTGAGTATGCCAATAGGAATTTGATACATTTTCAGGTTCATCCGACGATTATACACCAAATAGTGACGATAGTGTTTCAGAGATTGAAAGTAGAAGAGCTTTTAATTTTGCTAAACTATCGAATAAGCCAATACAAAAAATGTGTAACGGCCCCATTGGCTTTTAACTTCGGAGACGTCAAGAACATATCCGAACATGTGGAAAAGATTTTGCATTATTTGATTGATGAACTGTGTCAGAAGATTCATGATCATGTAAAAACTTTTCTCGCCAGAGAATGTCATCACATGAGTATATAAGTCTTCATTT
This genomic stretch from Onthophagus taurus isolate NC chromosome 7, IU_Otau_3.0, whole genome shotgun sequence harbors:
- the LOC111422534 gene encoding papilin isoform X3, which gives rise to MGLFFGKPNMSPLLILLVYLTLSSHAKSHHVRHHRDRFKRQQGGQLYLPGSYVTDNDEPDAGPWLDWSSPSPCTRTCGGGVSTQERQCTSGYSCRGPMKRHFSCNTQDCPDLADFRSQQCSEYDAIPFEDVYYQWVPYTKSPQPCELNCMPRGERFYYRHKLQVIDGTRCNDESLDVCVDGECQPVGCDMMLGSSAKEDKCRVCGGDGSTCNTFTDLLDMQDLQAGYNDILLIPAGAVNIKVREIAPSDSYLAVRNTSGYYYLNGNWRIDFPRTIDFAGSKFHYDRYPQGFSAPDSITCLGPTEEALFIVLLFNQKDNVGVEYEYSTPKTIHHLEDPETYAWTFDQFTTCSASCGGGYQYRNVTCAGRMSLEEASANLCDVNNKPVESQRCGESPCDPMWVAKDWEKCSESCGENGVQTRKIYCEQIISGGVPSIVDDQQCTNIQKPPSQQPCNQGVICAEWHTGPWKPCNKLCGKGKETRKVTCFRKESDKIIALPDSDCTMTEKPVTEKECMLRPCEGVDWVTSEWSGCEDKCGLSEETRFVKCATASGDVYEDKLCEETEIKPAATRKCEKQAKGCEFEWHASQWSDCSAKCGGGIQTRKVVCVQETDDGFKKVDPNNCDEGKKYDESKNCTAKETVCPGEWFTGPWTECSEKCGGGVKARKVICMHGETVVTIKDCDVDATPLSTEECNKQLCDKQQPSSSSTEGIEISEAPAELSTLPEKEPTDRDVELVEDDYELVDDDICEDGEFVMIDDKEKYIEIGVAVESHVETKEATLSSDYIMMSDSTYVSHSSFSTDYGSGDYEYTKSTTGDLGSTAFDTSISEGSGDDTTYFKSSAGFTGTTEFEGSGSVFTDVSEALTTTLSWEITTVEPEGVSEISTEKETILSTIDEAETTTTHEVTAMTQESTKETDVSHEDDTTSVKSTDGTTTLKSTDGTTTLKSTDGTTTLKSTDETTPLKSTDETTTLKSTDATTTIKDSEEETTLSSISESETTEGITETTTIEVTQPTDVTTTEVESTTHETEQTTEKEITTTSKTDSTTPIEEETDDNIPVEVDPEDITEDTPKTTVSEKELETSTAMSEIPTSTDSDLTKATETETTIIETTGTTDHAQTTVSEATLKESESTLGSTESTTPQTKETETTLKESETSLGSTESVPTETSSDKVTSEEDVTDKTVTTESVGTETSVTSVVEGTDKTGKTEESSTVDTDKTTIETDGSEVTKESIGTDVTEELPSTTTITTEIPIVATTAMPRSTKPGIDEIFPTKPKQKMCKRRKKSHCKETEFGCCSDKVTAAKGPFNQGCPTHETCNETKYGCCEDGVSPAEGKGFKGCPDSQCSETLFGCCPDNRTPAEGNDNEGCPPLCASSPFGCCKDNTTQATGPNEKGCPEEKEDKEVTDPLSTTESLSTETTEESVDCNISEFGCCPDGVKIAQGENFKGCDIFKDDCNESLYKCCPDGVTSARGPNYKGCETECSKSTFGCCQDGITPAHGYLEEGCCLSSAYGCCPDNIKEAQGPNFRGCSCQNSPYGCCPDNTTSAKGPDNTGCGCQYTPHGCCPDNYTPATGANFTGCLCHTYQFGCCADGVTIAQGMYQQGCGCKDTEFGCCSDDETPAEGPNFEGCNCASSKFGCCLDGVSEAQGENFDGCKEIPENLQASCSQEKERGPCRNYTVKWFYDMQYGGCSRFWYGGCEGNGNRFKDKSECNTLCVEPKGKDRCKLPMVAGPCEGYYPQWYYDKERNHCAQFIYGGCLGNNNRFETVEECNNLCVKDRNIDACDQPLEEGPCRGNFYKWYFNKEESSCQPFRYGGCDGNNNNFDSELACKQKCDQAGRKKEHCSLPRVQGNCTERVSRWYYDTAEKRCMPFYYSGCNGNNNNFDSEYQCEIDCPKDIVKHTCHLPADLGNCSDYRERWYYDTTKKECRRFYYGGCGGNGNNFETEETCKAKCPEDTQPESTSVEPKVTTQEPRSEQTEHSEPFLSEFCFLPNEAGPCRQSEARWYYDRDGACKRFLYGGCEGNRNNFKTAEECEQKCDNVQDLCSLPKVVGPCNGEYNQWYYNQSTDMCEQFVYGGCTGNKNRFEDQLSCEQRCRRGPPTVTQEPPDAGPRESDIDLSTICYKPIDQGFSNCTDNIPAYYYEARTGKCLAFTYTGCGGNANRYNTAEQCERQCGTFRGQDVCSLPKDVGPCRALLPKFFFDTSIGQCAPFYYGGCEGNGNRFSTAEECQAICVAREEEKPEKPSSAHPPTHQEPTSMENPCQIYTDQCKKMDCPYGVKAYVDDNQCNRCKCDDPCEGFLCPDRSLCVVEVNLHKTDGNDANFIGVCREFNKSGECPPIPQHTNACDRECYTDAQCPSILKCCSNGCGTQCIRPIDDVTPPAELKTPSYQIPPITEIPSIPSHYYPPQIIESEFQPEITAGEGDYVMLRCAISGNPNPTISWKRGDLMIDGTEPRYRLTLDGAALQIISLYKTDSGLYLCTADNKIGRPLTKEIRLVVEDPVEGPARILDDPSLASVTVTLGSPATLNCYVYGYPSSAVAWFKDAELIPMKTEEFTINKDSSLFINAVRLRNLGIYTCQAYNGIGKASTWSVTVQALGPVYSTDANDKKYMKYVIDRPKKPDVTPHPMYPFRPNRPTVGFTPSTYRPVPTTTSIITTTTTTPRPRPRIVPVTANITLKDTKFPLNTDIHIPCNVDGYPLPHVQWYKDGGPIYPNDRIEITANYRLIIRKATESDSGEYRCEAKNEHSSATSTTPVLIRGQLIPANCTDNAFFANCKLIVTGKFCNHAYYAKFCCKSCTEAGQLNELQGDQPASLIDSNLV
- the LOC111422534 gene encoding papilin isoform X2 → MGLFFGKPNMSPLLILLVYLTLSSHAKSHHVRHHRDRFKRQQGGQLYLPGSYVTDNDEPDAGPWLDWSSPSPCTRTCGGGVSTQERQCTSGYSCRGPMKRHFSCNTQDCPDLADFRSQQCSEYDAIPFEDVYYQWVPYTKSPQPCELNCMPRGERFYYRHKLQVIDGTRCNDESLDVCVDGECQPVGCDMMLGSSAKEDKCRVCGGDGSTCNTFTDLLDMQDLQAGYNDILLIPAGAVNIKVREIAPSDSYLAVRNTSGYYYLNGNWRIDFPRTIDFAGSKFHYDRYPQGFSAPDSITCLGPTEEALFIVLLFNQKDNVGVEYEYSTPKTIHHLEDPETYAWTFDQFTTCSASCGGGYQYRNVTCAGRMSLEEASANLCDVNNKPVESQRCGESPCDPMWVAKDWEKCSESCGENGVQTRKIYCEQIISGGVPSIVDDQQCTNIQKPPSQQPCNQGVICAEWHTGPWKPCNKLCGKGKETRKVTCFRKESDKIIALPDSDCTMTEKPVTEKECMLRPCEGVDWVTSEWSGCEDKCGLSEETRFVKCATASGDVYEDKLCEETEIKPAATRKCEKQAKGCEFEWHASQWSDCSAKCGGGIQTRKVVCVQETDDGFKKVDPNNCDEGKKYDESKNCTAKETVCPGEWFTGPWTECSEKCGGGVKARKVICMHGETVVTIKDCDVDATPLSTEECNKQLCDKQQPSSSSTEGIEISEAPAELSTLPEKEPTDRDVELVEDDYELVDDDICEDGEFVMIDDKEKYIEIGVAVESHVETKEATLSSDYIMMSDSTYVSHSSFSTDYGSGDYEYTKSTTGDLGSTAFDTSISEGSGDDTTYFKSSAGFTGTTEFEGSGSVFTDVSEALTTTLSWEITTVEPEGVSEISTEKETILSTIDEAETTTTHEVTAMTQESTKETDVSHEDDTTSVKSTDGTTTLKSTDGTTTLKSTDGTTTLKSTDETTPLKSTDETTTLKSTDATTTIKDSEEETTLSSISESETTEGITETTTIEVTQPTDVTTTEVESTTHETEQTTEKEITTTSKTDSTTPIEEETDDNIPVEVDPEDITEDTPKTTVSEKELETSTAMSEIPTSTDSDLTKATETETTIIETTGTTDHAQTTVSEATLKESESTLGSTESTTPQTKETETTLKESETSLGSTESVPTETSSDKVTSEEDVTDKTVTTESVGTETSVTSVVEGTDKTGKTEESSTVDTDKTTIETDGSEVTKESIGTDVTEELPSTTTITTEIPIVATTAMPRSTKPGIDEIFPTKPKQKMCKRRKKSHCKETEFGCCSDKVTAAKGPFNQGCPTHETCNETKYGCCEDGVSPAEGKGFKGCPDSQCSETLFGCCPDNRTPAEGNDNEGCPPLCASSPFGCCKDNTTQATGPNEKGCPEEKEDKEVTDPLSTTESLSTETTEESVDCNISEFGCCPDGVKIAQGENFKGCDIFKDDCNESLYKCCPDGVTSARGPNYKGCETECSKSTFGCCQDGITPAHGYLEEGCCLSSAYGCCPDNIKEAQGPNFRGCSCQNSPYGCCPDNTTSAKGPDNTGCGCQYTPHGCCPDNYTPATGANFTGCLCHTYQFGCCADGVTIAQGMYQQGCGCKDTEFGCCSDDETPAEGPNFEGCNCASSKFGCCLDGVSEAQGENFDGCKEIPENLQASCSQEKERGPCRNYTVKWFYDMQYGGCSRFWYGGCEGNGNRFKDKSECNTLCVEPKGKDRCKLPMVAGPCEGYYPQWYYDKERNHCAQFIYGGCLGNNNRFETVEECNNLCVKDRNIDACDQPLEEGPCRGNFYKWYFNKEESSCQPFRYGGCDGNNNNFDSELACKQKCDQAGRKKVKHTCHLPADLGNCSDYRERWYYDTTKKECRRFYYGGCGGNGNNFETEETCKAKCPEDTQPESTSVEPKVTTQEPRSEQTEHSEPFLSEFCFLPNEAGPCRQSEARWYYDRDGACKRFLYGGCEGNRNNFKTAEECEQKCDNVQDLCSLPKVVGPCNGEYNQWYYNQSTDMCEQFVYGGCTGNKNRFEDQLSCEQRCRRGPPTVTQEPPDAGPRESDIDLSTICYKPIDQGFSNCTDNIPAYYYEARTGKCLAFTYTGCGGNANRYNTAEQCERQCGTFRGQDVCSLPKDVGPCRALLPKFFFDTSIGQCAPFYYGGCEGNGNRFSTAEECQAICVAREEEKPEKPSSEICLLPAAIGNCQNGDHKRWFFDEARGECMVFIYSGCGGNFNRFTSLQECQETCQEYMTPVYHPHPPTHQEPTSMENPCQIYTDQCKKMDCPYGVKAYVDDNQCNRCKCDDPCEGFLCPDRSLCVVEVNLHKTDGNDANFIGVCREFNKSGECPPIPQHTNACDRECYTDAQCPSILKCCSNGCGTQCIRPIDDVTPPAELKTPSYQIPPITEIPSIPSHYYPPQIIESEFQPEITAGEGDYVMLRCAISGNPNPTISWKRGDLMIDGTEPRYRLTLDGAALQIISLYKTDSGLYLCTADNKIGRPLTKEIRLVVEDPVEGPARILDDPSLASVTVTLGSPATLNCYVYGYPSSAVAWFKDAELIPMKTEEFTINKDSSLFINAVRLRNLGIYTCQAYNGIGKASTWSVTVQALGPVYSTDANDKKYMKYVIDRPKKPDVTPHPMYPFRPNRPTVGFTPSTYRPVPTTTSIITTTTTTPRPRPRIVPVTANITLKDTKFPLNTDIHIPCNVDGYPLPHVQWYKDGGPIYPNDRIEITANYRLIIRKATESDSGEYRCEAKNEHSSATSTTPVLIRGQLIPANCTDNAFFANCKLIVTGKFCNHAYYAKFCCKSCTEAGQLNELQGDQPASLIDSNLV